A window of the Drosophila simulans strain w501 chromosome 2L, Prin_Dsim_3.1, whole genome shotgun sequence genome harbors these coding sequences:
- the LOC6732440 gene encoding seminal metalloprotease 1 isoform X2, with protein MVPSGSSRNIWRNETYRWPNRIIYYHINSYIDEEHRNHIVSAIQKIESISCLTFKEATTDQKYYVNVTSEEGGCYSYIGYLNRVQQLNLQNNEIGVGCFRLYTIVHEFLHALGFFHQQSAADRDDYVQIVEENITEGMEFNFDKYTEETVNDFGEKYDYGSVMHYGPYAFSKNGERTIVALEEGKEDVIGQRLELSETDIRKLNAMYKCPTVKE; from the exons ATGGTGCCCAGTGGATCCTCGAGAAATATTTGGCGCAACGAAACCTATAGATGGCCCAATCgcattatttattatcataTTAATAGCTATATTG ATGAAGAACATCGTAACCACATCGTGAGCGCTATTCAGAAAATCGAATCCATTTCGTGCCTGACCTTCAAAGAGGCCACCACTGATCAGAAGTATTATGTAAATGTGACCTCCGAGGAGGGCGGTTGTTACTCCTACATCGGTTATCTGAACCGAGTTCAACAACTGAATCTCCAGAATAATGAAATAGGCGTCGGTTGTTTCCGTTTGTATACGATTGTACATGAGTTCCTGCACGCTCTTGGATTTTTCCATCAGCAGAGTGCCGCCGATCGGGATGATTATGTGCAAATTGTGGAGGAAAATATCACCGAAGGCATGGAGTTTAACTTTGATAAATATACCGAGGAAACCGTCAACGATTTTGGTGAGAAATACGACTATGGCAGCGTAATGCACTATGGTCCCTATGCATTTTCCAAGAACGGCGAAAGGACAATTGTGGCTTTGGAGGAAGGAAAGGAGGATGTAATTGGCCAAAGGCTGGAGCTTAGTGAAACCGATATCAGAAAGCTGAATGCCATGTACAAATGCCCCACCGTCAAAgaatga
- the LOC6732443 gene encoding seminal metalloprotease 1 gives MIGAWFQLFLLGTLCSGIFPAPFNTHYEETDPELTAGYFQGDMDVDYARNGQLSETRRWPNATVPYRISEEFDAPHVEYIKLGMQFIEYSSCIRFVPADEDEENYVFVLPSTSGCSSKVGYQPGERTVKLKPGALDTGCFKLGTIQHELLHTLGFHHQQCSPNRDEFVKIVEENISEGHEKNFVKYEEDEVGDFDQPYDYGSILHYSSLAFSVNGEATIVALNPEGQEQMGQRLMMSDTDVKRLNTMYKCPIQL, from the exons ATGATTGGTGCTTGGTTTCAGTTGTTCCTGCTGGGCACTCTGTGCTCTGGCATTTTCCCAGCACCCTTTAATACCCATTATGAGGAAACAGATCCAGAGCTGACGGCAGGATACTTCCAGGGTGATATGGATGTGGACTACGCCCGGAATGGACAGCTGTCCGAGACACGACGCTGGCCAAACGCCACAGTTCCGTATAGGATATCTGAGGAGTTTG ATGCTCCTCATGTGGAATACATAAAGCTTGGCATGCAATTCATAGAGTATTCGTCTTGTATTCGATTTGTGCCTgctgatgaggatgaggaAAACTATGTTTTTGTGCTTCCGTCCACTTCAGGATGCAGCTCCAAAGTGGGCTATCAGCCAGGAGAAAGAACTGTCAAACTAAAGCCTGGCGCATTGGACACAGGTTGCTTCAAGCTGGGAACCATCCAACACGAACTGCTTCACACTTTGGGATTCCACCATCAGCAGTGCTCTCCGAATCGAGATGAGTTCGTAAAGATCGTGGAGGAGAACATTTCCGAGGGTCACGAGAAGAACTTCGTCAAGTACGAAGAGGACGAGGTGGGAGACTTCGATCAGCCCTATGACTACGGAAGCATCCTACACTACAGCTCCTTGGCATTTTCAGTAAATGGTGAAGCGACCATTGTGGCTCTGAATCCAGAGGGTCAGGAGCAAATGGGCCAGCGCTTGATGATGAGTGATACCGATGTCAAACGACTCAATACCATGTACAAGTGTCCGATTCAATTGTAA
- the LOC6732442 gene encoding odorant receptor 35a has protein sequence MVRYVPRFADGQKVKLAWPLAVFRLNHIFWPLDPSTGKWGRYLDKVLAVAMSLVFMQHNDAELRYLRFEASNRNLDAFLTGMPTYLILVEAQFRSLHILLHFEKLQKFLEIFYANIYIDPRKEPEMFRKVDGKMIINRLVSSMYLAVISLYLIAPVFSIINQSKDFLYSMIFPFDSDPLYLFVPLLLTNVWVGLVIDTMMFGETNLLCELIVHLNGSYLLLKRDLQLAIEKILVARDRPHMAKQLKVLIIKTLRKNVALNKFGQQLEAQYTVRVFIMFAFAAGLLCALSFKAYTNPMANYIYAIWFGAKTVELLSLGQIGSDLAFTTDSLSTMYYLTHWEQILQYSTNPGENLRLLKLINLAIEMNSKPFYVTGLKYFRVSLQAGLKILQASFSYFTFLTSMQRRQMSN, from the exons ATGGTTCGTTACGTGCCCCGGTTCGCTGATGGTCAGAAAGTAAAGTTGGCTTGGCCCTTGGCGGTTTTTCGGTTAAATCACATATTCTGGCCATTGGATCCGAGCACGGGGAAATGGGGCCGATATCTGGACAAGGTTCTGGCTGTTGCGATGTCCTTGGTATTTATGCAACACAACGATGCAGAGCTGAGGTACTTGCGCTTCGAGGCAAGTAATCGGAATTTGGACGCCTTTCTCACAGGCATGCCAACGTATTTGATCCTCGTGGAGGCGCAATTTAGGAGTCTTCACATTCTACTCCACTTCGAGAAGCTTCAGAAGTTTTTAGAAATATTCtacgcaaatatttatattgatcCCCGTAAGGAACCCGAAATGTTTCGAAAAGTGGATGGAAAGATGATAATAAACAGATTGGTTTCGTCCATGTACTTAGCAGTTATCTCACTGTATCTAATCGCACCCGTTTTTTCCATCATTAACCAAAGCAAAGACTTTCTATACTCTATGATCTTTCCGTTCGATTCGGATCCTTTGTACCTATTTGTACCACTGCTTTTGACAAACGTATGGGTTGGCCTTGTAATAGATACCATGATGTTCGGAGAGACTAATTTGCTGTGTGAATTAATTGTCCACCTAAATGGTAGTTATCTGTTGCTTAAGAGGGACTTGCAGTTGGCCATTGAAAAGATATTGGTTGCAAGGGATCGTCCGCATATGGCCAAACAGCTAAaggttttaattataaaaactcTCCGAAAGAATGTGGCTCTAAATAagtttggccagcagctggaggcTCAGTATACTGTGCGggtttttattatgtttgcATTCGCTGCGGGCCTTTTATGTGCGCTTTCTTTTAAGGCTTATACG AATCCTATGGCCAATTACATCTATGCTATTTGGTTCGGTGCTAAAACAGTTGAGCTGCTTTCTTTAGGACAGATTGGTTCCGACTTGGCCTTTACT ACGGATTCACTCAGCACAATGTACTACCTTACCCATTGGGAGCAAATCCTGCAGTACTCTACAAATCCCGGCGAAAATCTGCGACTACTAAAGCTCATTAACTTGGCCATTGAGATGAACAGCAAGCCTTTCTATGTGACAGGGCTAAAATATTTTCGCGTTAGTCTGCAGGCTGGCTTAAAA ATTCTGCAGGCATCCTTCTCGTACTTCACATTCCTCACTTCGATGCAGCGACGACAAATGagcaattaa
- the LOC6732440 gene encoding seminal metalloprotease 1 isoform X1, protein MYYYSVLLLLLVVVNVAWAAPSIRTETDPELTAGYIEGDMVPSGSSRNIWRNETYRWPNRIIYYHINSYIDEEHRNHIVSAIQKIESISCLTFKEATTDQKYYVNVTSEEGGCYSYIGYLNRVQQLNLQNNEIGVGCFRLYTIVHEFLHALGFFHQQSAADRDDYVQIVEENITEGMEFNFDKYTEETVNDFGEKYDYGSVMHYGPYAFSKNGERTIVALEEGKEDVIGQRLELSETDIRKLNAMYKCPTVKE, encoded by the exons ATGTACTATTACAGTGTATTACTTCTACTTCTGGTTGTAGTCAACGTCGCTTGGGCAGCTCCATCCATACGGACGGAAACCGATCCGGAGCTGACAGCTGGATATATTGAGGGTGATATGGTGCCCAGTGGATCCTCGAGAAATATTTGGCGCAACGAAACCTATAGATGGCCCAATCgcattatttattatcataTTAATAGCTATATTG ATGAAGAACATCGTAACCACATCGTGAGCGCTATTCAGAAAATCGAATCCATTTCGTGCCTGACCTTCAAAGAGGCCACCACTGATCAGAAGTATTATGTAAATGTGACCTCCGAGGAGGGCGGTTGTTACTCCTACATCGGTTATCTGAACCGAGTTCAACAACTGAATCTCCAGAATAATGAAATAGGCGTCGGTTGTTTCCGTTTGTATACGATTGTACATGAGTTCCTGCACGCTCTTGGATTTTTCCATCAGCAGAGTGCCGCCGATCGGGATGATTATGTGCAAATTGTGGAGGAAAATATCACCGAAGGCATGGAGTTTAACTTTGATAAATATACCGAGGAAACCGTCAACGATTTTGGTGAGAAATACGACTATGGCAGCGTAATGCACTATGGTCCCTATGCATTTTCCAAGAACGGCGAAAGGACAATTGTGGCTTTGGAGGAAGGAAAGGAGGATGTAATTGGCCAAAGGCTGGAGCTTAGTGAAACCGATATCAGAAAGCTGAATGCCATGTACAAATGCCCCACCGTCAAAgaatga
- the LOC6732439 gene encoding seminal metalloprotease 1, whose amino-acid sequence MRTWAITLVVILLASSCSAAPTTQNRIETDPELTAGYIEGDMVPSPEGRNGLRNETFRWPNRVVYYYINRDIDTEHRNHILRGIRIIEQSSCLVFKEATTDQEYYVNVTSEAGGCFSYVGYRNRVQQLNLQNYALDTGCFRLGTIVHEFLHALGFYHQQSTWNRDDYVRIAEENITEGTEGNFNKYDNETVEDYGEPYDYSSVLHYTAYAFSKNGEMTIVPLQEGAEELMGQRLQMTQSDINKLNVMYKCPRQV is encoded by the exons ATGAGGACCTGGGCAATAACTTTAGTGGTCATATTATTGGCCAGCTCCTGCTCGGCAGCTCCCACCACACAAAACAGGATTGAAACAGATCCTGAACTGACAGCTGGCTATATTGAAGGCGATATGGTACCCAGTCCGGAGGGAAGGAACGGTCTTCGCAATGAAACCTTCAGATGGCCAAACCGCGTTGTCTATTATTACATCAATCGCGATATTG ACACCGAACATCGCAACCATATTCTAAGAGGTATTCGCATAATAGAACAAAGTTCTTGCTTGGTCTTCAAGGAGGCCACCACTGATCAGGAATATTATGTGAATGTTACCTCGGAGGCTGGCGGATGTTTCTCGTATGTTGGCTATCGCAACCGGGTTCAGCAGCTGAATCTGCAGAACTACGCGCTGGACACCGGCTGCTTCCGTTTGGGAACAATTGTCCACGAGTTCCTGCATGCCCTTGGCTTCTATCACCAGCAAAGCACATGGAATCGGGATGACTATGTCCGAATTGCTGAGGAAAATATAACTGAGGGCACTGAGGGCAACTTCAACAAGTACGATAACGAAACCGTCGAGGACTACGGAGAACCCTATGATTACTCCAGTGTACTACACTACACCGCTTATGCGTTCTCTAAAAACGGAGAGATGACCATTGTGCCGCTCCAGGAAGGTGCCGAAGAACTTATGGGACAGCGATTGCAAATGACCCAGTCGGATATTAACAAACTTAACGTCATGTACAAGTGCCCCAGGCAGGTGTAA
- the LOC6732444 gene encoding matrix-remodeling-associated protein 5 yields the protein MALQCVTKPKMWLGLKQILLYVGLLLCVLLQVCRSKTQSQMFCPTVCHCDLHAQRNRAVCSAKRLISANIEIPTTVELLDLSYNDITTIDDDSFKTTIHLLNLTLAHNAIHTLYGDAFVELARLRYFDLSYNRLEQIDEHILESNNQLIHLNLEGNKLSTLGKGPILRSPSLRSLNLRNSQVNQLGTQLLSALPQLRQLDLAQNLLLTLSPGDFHAPRNLASLNVEENPFNCDRSLAKVATGLRQRGVAIFMSNCMEEEVQDQQEDAEALNFPIKNEKFESMEYLEPSTRGPQSVLSIWRDLDSSEEQNSEQDDEKMSSLSDVCEGSREKLCLRYRICLERVSHELLAGGNSQLEDEIIRTHTYDEDDLKLAFVVGGATGVCMVIFIITFALCLKSCCEMRKKKSNPEVATGDSAPLNPSQDSLPTIHTWSPQRTRNPRRSNPQRPRSTPSNAVVRQPYGPQDNFVSRLFGRPARSQYYRTINQNTATLIRRLSRSNLFTSRDREPSSPAEPPTSTARFYTDVIESGAIRPETPPPNYGDVVVIENCDNK from the exons ATGGCCCTGCAATGTGTTACAAAACCCAAAATGTGGCTGGGTCTTAAGCAGATCCTTCTCTACGTAGGCCTGTTGCTCTGTGTTCTTCTGCAGGTTTGCAGGAGCAAGACCCAGTCGCAGATGTTTTGCCCCACTGTTTGCCACTGTGATCTACACGCCCAGCGCAATCGCGCAGTATGCAG CGCAAAGCGCTTGATAAGCGCCAATATAGAAATACCCACAACGGTTGAGCTTTTGGACCTGAGCTACAATGATATAACCACCATTGACGATGACTCCTTTAAA ACCACCATCCATCTGCTCAATCTTACGTTGGCCCACAACGCCATTCACACACTTTATGGGGATGCCTTTGTGGAGTTGGCCAGACTACGCTACTTTGATCTTTCGTACAATCGCCTGGAGCAGATAGATGAACATATCCTGGAATCTAACAATCAACTGATCCACCTCAATCTGGAAGGCAACAAGCTGTCCACTCTGGGAAAAGGACCTATTTTAAGAAGTCCATCGCTTCGCTCTCTCAATCTGCGCAACTCGCAGGTAAATCAACTTGGAACCCAGCTTCTGAGTGCCCTGCCCCAATTGCGCCAACTGGATTTGGCACAGAATCTACTGTTAACCCTAAGTCCCGGGGATTTCCATGCCCCCCGCAATCTGGCGTCACTGAATGTTGAGGAAAATCCGTTCAACTGCGATCGGTCTTTGGCCAAAGTGGCCACTGGATTGCGACAGCGCGGAGTGGCCATTTTCATGAGCAACTGCATGGAAGAGGAGGTTCAGGATCAGCAGGAGGATGCGGAGGCTTTGAATTTTCCCATTAAAAACGAGAAGTTCGAAAGCATGGAGTACTTGGAGCCCAGCACCCGAGGACCCCAATCCGTGCTGTCCATCTGGCGGGATCTGGACTCCAGTGAGGAGCAGAACAGCGAGCAGGACGACGAGAAGATGTCATCCCTTAGTGATGTGTGTGAGGGAAGTCGGGAGAAACTGTGCCTAAGATACCGCATTTGCTTGGAGCGTGTGAGTCATGAACTCCTGGCTGGCGGAAACTCCCAATTGGAAGATGAAATCATACGCACGCACACCTACGATGAGGATGATTTGAAGCTGGCCTTTGTGGTGGGCGGTGCCACGGGCGTTTGCATGGTCATCTTCATCATTACTTTTGCCCTGTGCCTCAAGAGTTGCTGTGAGATgcgcaaaaagaaaagcaaccCGGAAGTGGCCACTGGGGATTCAG CTCCTTTGAACCCTTCGCAGGATAGCCTTCCCACTATCCACACCTGGTCACCACAGCGTACGCGCAACCCCAGGCGCTCTAATCCCCAGCGTCCTCGTAGTACTCCATCGAATGCCGTGGTTCGACAACCCTACGGACCGCAGGACAACTTTGTGTCCCGGCTCTTTGGTCGTCCAGCCCGCAGTCAGTACTACCGCACCATCAATCAGAATACGGCCACCCTCATAAGGCGCCTCAGTCGGAGTAACCTCTTCACCAGTCGCGACCGGGAGCCGAGTTCCCCGGCCGAACCGCCAACATCAACGGCTAGATTCTACACGGATGTGATTGAAAGTGGGGCGATACGACCGGAGACACCGCCTCCAAACTACGGCGATGTGGTGGTCATCGAGAATTGTGATAACAAGTGA
- the LOC6732441 gene encoding zinc metalloproteinase nas-4, giving the protein MHYLALAVIFGLGSSANGRPSIKLPEDDIILISEQLQYFEGNPEGRVVKSWSEYYWKGRTLVYSFAGGFSSLDIASIESAMAEISSKTCVKFRRTEYKREPQVVIQKEGSGCWSYVGYLGRTDQTLNLGSGCMSSRTIQHELLHALGFYHTQSDPQRDKYVRIQTDNIRSGHEHNFQRLRANGVTNYGLGYDYLSIMHYGPFAFSKNGKSTIVPLRSQAKIGQTTQMSPKDVQTLKRMYC; this is encoded by the exons ATGCATTACCTTGCACTCGCTGTGATCTTTGGACTTGGGTCTTCGGCCAACGGTCGTCCTTCGATCAAACTTCCAGAAGACGACATCATACTAATTTCAGAACAGCTCCAATATTTTGAAGGAAATCCAGAAGGTCGTGTTGTAAAATCATGGTCAGAATATTACTGGAAGGGAAGAACGTTGGTCTACAGTTTTGCCGGAGGATTTT CTTCCTTGGATATTGCTAGTATTGAAAGTGCAATGGCAGAAATATCATCGAAAACCTGCGTGAAATTTCGCCGTACAGAATACAAAAGGGAGCCACAAGTAGTAATACAAAAAGAGGGTTCAGGATGCTGGTCGTATGTAGGATATTTGGGAAGGACAGATCAGACCCTGAATCTAGGCAGTGGTTGTATGTCCAGTAGGACTATTCAGCATGAACTTCTTCACGCCTTAGGCTTCTATCACACACAGAGCGATCCGCAGCGGGATAAATATGTGAGGATTCAAACCGATAACATCAGATCCGGTCATGAACATAACTTTCAAAGGCTTCGGGCCAATGGAGTGACAAATTATGGCCTGGGCTACGACTACCTCAGCATCATGCACTATGGTCCATTTGCTTTTTCCAAGAACGGAAAGTCGACAATAGTTCCTTTGAGATCCCAAGCAAAAATCGGCCAGACAACGCAAATGAGTCCGAAGGATGTGCAAACACTGAAACGCATGTACTGCTAA
- the LOC6732438 gene encoding seminal metalloprotease 1: MFARTWAVIFLFAPTVFSELFKDPELLAGFYQGDIKAHPIQSRNGIANQIYHWPNRTVPYMIENNAFADSHYQEILRAISIIEENSCVIFKPATEMDFPLALVITSKGLGCNTVHLGYRNKTQVVNLEIYPLGEGCFRIGSIIHELLHVLGFEHQHVAQNRDQYVSIQWENINPQYNINFVNNDNSTEWHDFEEGYDYESVMHYVPRAFSKNGQPTIVPLRAGAANMGQRFYMSEKDIRKLNKMYRCPGHF, from the exons ATGTTTGCGCGGACATGGGCTgtaatttttttgttcgctCCTACTGTTTTTAGTGAACTCTTTAAGGATCCGGAGCTGCTTGCAGGATTTTACCAGGGGGACATCAAAGCTCATCCAATTCAGTCTCGAAACGGAATTGCCAATCAAATTTATCACTGGCCCAATCGCACTGTACCGTATATGATTGAAAATAATGCATTTG CCGACAGTCATTATCAGGAAATTCTTAGAGCCATTTCCATCATAGAGGAAAACTCATGTGTTATTTTCAAGCCAGCTACGGAAATGGATTTTCCCCTGGCGCTCGTCATTACGTCAAAAGGTTTGGGCTGCAATACCGTTCACTTGGGCTACAGGAATAAAACACAAGTGGTAAATCTGGAGATTTACCCACTGGGCGAGGGCTGCTTTCGCATCGGTTCCATTATCCACGAGCTCCTTCACGTTCTGGGCTTCGAGCATCAGCATGTGGCCCAAAATCGGGACCAGTACGTCAGCATCCAGTGGGAAAATATAAATCCGCAGTACAATATCAATTTCGTGAACAACGATAATTCTACAGAGTGGCACGACTTTGAAGAAGGCTACGATTATGAAAGTGTTATGCACTATGTGCCAAGGGCCTTTTCCAAGAATGGCCAACCCACAATTGTGCCCCTCAGGGCAGGAGCTGCAAATATGGGTCAACGATTTTATATGAGCGAAAAGGATATTCGCAAGTTGAACAAAATGTATAGATGCCCTG